ATCGCGAGCGTAAGCTGATCAAAAAGATCGAGAAAACGCTGAAAAAAGTGGAAGACGAAGATTTCGGCTACTGCGAGTCCTGCGGTGTTGAAATTGGTATTCGCCGTCTGGAAGCGCGCCCGACAGCCGATCTGTGCATCGACTGCAAAACGCTGGCTGAAATTCGCGAAAAACAAATGGCTGGCTAATTACAGCCGTTCCATCACGTTTACCACAGGCGGGAAATGCTCCCGCCTTATTTTTTGTTCAACGAGATGACAGACACACACTATATTGGTCGCTTCGCCCCCTCTCCTTCTGGCGAGCTTCATTTTGGCTCTCTGATTGCCGCGCTTGGAAGCTTTCTACAGGCTCGCGCCCGGCAAGGTCGCTGGCTTGTTCGCATTGAAGATATCGATCCGCCTCGTGAAGTTCCCGGTGCCGCAGAGACCATCCTGCGCCAGCTGGAACATTACGGTCTACACTGGGACGGCGATGTTCTCTGGCAATCGCAACGTCACGACGCCTATCGTGAAGCACTCGCATGGTTACATGAGCAAGGGTTAAGTTATTACTGCACCTGCACGCGCGCACGTATTCAAAGCATTGGCGGTATTTACGACGGTCATTGCCGGGAGTTGCATCATGGGCCAGAAAACGCTGCTGTACGTATTCGCCAGCAGCATCCGGTCACCCAGTTTACTGACCAGCTGCGCGGCATTATTCATGCCGACCAAAAACTGGCGCGGGAAGATTTTATTATTCATCGTCGTGATGGTTTATTTGCCTATAACCTGGCGGTGGTGGTGGATGATCACTTCCAGGGCGTGAGCGAAATTGTCCGCGGGGCAGATTTGATCGAACCCACGGTGCGCCAAATCTCGCTGTACCAGCTTTTTGGCTGGCAGGTGCCAGATTACATTCATTTGCCACTGGCACTTAATCCACAAGGCGCTAAACTTTCTAAGCAGAATCATGCGCCTGCGTTGCCGAAAGGCGATCCTCGGCCGGTGTTAATCGCGGCACTTCAATTTCTGGGCCAGCAGGCAGAAACACACTGGCAGGATTTCAGCGTTGAGCAAATTCTCCAGTCAGCCGTCACAAACTGGACGCTGACTACCATTCCTGAGTCGGCAATTGTAAATTCAACATTCTCAAATGCGTCATGCTGAGCTATGATTAGCCGCTATTTTTTTGTCCTGAATGATGTTTGACACTACCGAGGTGTATTATTTTTACCCGAGTCGCTAATTTTTGCCGCAAGGTGCTAAGCCGCGAGGAAAGCGAGGCTGAACAGGCAGTCGCCCGTCCACAGGTGACGGTGATCCCGCGTGAGCAGCATGCTATTTCCCGCAAAGATATCAGTGAAAATGCCCTGAAGGTAATGTACAGGCTCAATAAAGCGGGATACGAAGCCTGGTTGGTTGGCGGCGGCGTGCGCGACCTGTTACTTGGCAAAAAGCCGAAAGATTTTGACGTAACCACTAACGCCACGCCTGAGCAGGTGCGCAAACTGTTCCGTAACTGCCGCCTGGTGGGTCGCCGTTTCCGTCTGGCTCATGTGATGTTTGGCCCGGAGATTATCGAAGTTGCGACCTTCCGGGGACATCACGAAGGTAACGTCAGCGACCGCACGACCTCCCAACGCGGGCAAAACGGCATGTTGCTGCGCGACAACATTTTCGGCTCCATCGAAGAAGACGCCCAGCGCCGCGATTTCACTATCAACAGCCTGTATTACAGCGTGGCAGATTTTACCGTCCGTGATTACGTTGGCGGCATGAAGGATCTGAAGGACGGCGTTATCCGTCTGATTGGTAACCCGGAAACGCGCTACCGTGAAGATCCGGTACGGATGCTGCGCGCGGTACGTTTTGCCGCCAAATTGGGCATGCGCATCAGCCCGGAAACCGCAGAACCGATCCCACGCCTGGCAACCTTGCTAAACGATATTCCTCCGGCGCGTTTGTTTGAAGAATCTCTGAAACTGTTGCAAGCGGGTTACGGTTACGAAACCTATAAACTGCTGTGTGAATACCATCTGTTCCAGCCGCTGTTCCCGACCATTACCCGCTACTTTACGGAAAATGGTGACAGTCCAATGGAGCGGATCATTGAGCAGGTGCTGAAGAATACTGACACGCGTATTCATAACGATATGCGCGTCAACCCGGCGTTCCTGTTTGCCGCCATGTTCTGGTATCCCCTGCTGGAAACAGCACAGAAGATCGCCCAGGAAAGTGGCCTGACCTATCACGACGCTTTCGCGCTGGCGATGAACGACGTGCTGGACGAAGCCTGCCGTTCACTGGCAATCCCGAAACGGCTAACCACTTTAACCCGTGATATCTGGCAGTTACAGTTGCGCATGTCCCGCCGTCAGGGTAAACGCGCATGGAAATTACTCGAACATCCGAAGTTCCGTGCCGCTTATGACCTGCTGGCACTGCGTGCTGAAGTAGAACGCAACGCCGAGCTACAACGTCTGGCGAAATGGTGGGGTGAGTTCCAGGTTTCCGCGCCGCCAGACCAAAAAGGGATGCTTAACGAACTGGATGAAGAACCGTCACCGCGTCGTCGTACTCGTCGCCCGCGCAGACGTGCGCCGCGCCGTGAGGGCACCGCATGACAGTGGCGTATATTGCCATCGGCAGCAATCTGGCCTCTCCGCTGGAGCAGGTCAATGCTGCCCTGAAGGCAATAGATGACATTCCTGAAAGCCGCATTCTTGCCGTTTCTTCGTTTTACCGCACCCCACCGCTGGGGCCGCAAGATCAACCCGATTACTTAAACGCAGCCGTGGCGCTGGAAACCTCTCTTACAGCTGAAGAACTCCTCAACCACACACAGCGTATTGAGTTGCAGCAAGGTCGCGTCCGCAAAGCTGAACGCTGGGGACCGCGCACACTCGATCTTGATATCATGTTGTTTGGTAATGAAACCATTAATACCGAACGACTCACCGTCCCGCATTACGATATGAAGAATCGCGGCTTTATGCTGTGGCCGCTGTTTGAAATCGCGCCGAAGCTGGTCTTTCCTGATGGGGAGACACTACAAGTTATACTTACAAAATTGAATACAATCCAACCTGAAATCTGGTAATTAACCTTGTAATGCATTTCTTATTGAAGATAAACGCAAGGTATGCTAGATAGCATAATTACAGTAATAATAGATTATATACATCTTACACATCCTCTCTCTCCTTCAAACATTATTTATTCTTAATTTACAAATTAGAAATAATTAATTGATATCTTTTTATATATTATTTCTTAGCACATACCACGCAACTTCCCTTTATTCAGAACATAAAAACAGCAAAATAATACATATAGCAAATATATTCAACGCAGTGATAATTCCACACTATTACATTTTTCCATTTCGTTCATTACTATGCCTTCCCCGTAATATTTTTAATATCTTTGTAAGGACACATGTAATGAAAAAAACTCTTCTCGCGGCCGCTATGATTTTTGCTTCTGGCTCAGTAATGGCAGCTGATGGTGGCCAAATCGACTTTAACGGTCTTGTACAATCTGGCACGTGTAAAATAGGTGTTGCTGATGGCGGTAAACAGAGCATCACTAGTGATGGCGTAGTATCACTGACTACCTCGCAGGTTACTGATACATTTCCTGCAGTTAGCGAGACTTCTGTTGGTCTCCTGCCAAAAGAATTTAAGATTTCTGTGGACTGTGCTCCCGCCAGTAACAGCGAAGCTTCTTTAACCATGAGTTCCATTAGCTTTGCAAATACCAGCGGTACTCTGAACAACAATATGAACGTCACTGTTAACGGTCTTGCACCGGCAGAAAACGTGAATATTGCTGTCCATAATATGACAAACAAGGATGGTGCTCCTGAGATTAAACAGGTCCATATGAATGACGCCTCTAACGTACAGTTATTGAAATTAGATGCAGACGGTGATGGTCAATACCTGTTTAACGCGTCTTACGTAAAAGCACCTAACAGCTCTGCTGTAACTGCTGGTCACGTTACGACTAACGCAATGTACACCATTATTTATAACTAATTGTGTAATAGGCATAAGGTTTGCCAGCAGGCAAACCTTATTTTTCTGTTTCCCTATAATTACGCTATAGCAAGGAGTGCTTATGTTTCCCTTTGTTAAAAAAACAGTTAGCGCATTATTTATCAGTGCACTTTTAACCAGCGCTCCGGTGTTCGCTGATATTGTCATTTCCGGTACACGTATCATTTATGATGCCAATAAAAAAGATGTCAGCATACGGCTGGAAAATAAAGGCAATCGCCCGCTATTAGTACAGAACTGGCTTGATACCGGTAACGATAATGCCGATCCCAGTCAGATAAAAGTACCTTTTGCTTCTACCCCCCCCCGTTTCGCGTATAGAGCCAAAACGCGGGCAAACGATAAAAATTGCTTATACCAGCGCAACGCCATTGCCTGGCGATCGCGAAAGTGTGTTCTGGTTTAACGTGCTGGAAGTTCCGCCCAAAATCAGCAATAACACCACTGACAACAACATGCTGCAACTGGCATTCCGCACACGCATCAAACTTTTTTATCGCCCGGGCGGCTTGCAAGGTGAATCCTTTGAAGCACCAGCAAAAATCAAATGGCAGGTGACCTCGCAACAAGGAAAAGCCTTTGTCCAGGCAAATAACCCAACGCCTTATTACGTCTCATTTAATCAGATTTCGCTGGATGCCAACGGTAAAAAATACAGCGTCGAGGCATCCATGGTCGCACCATTTGCCCATGCAGAATTTGCGGTTAAAGGTCTGAGCAACAATGTCAGTACCGGAAAAATAACTTATCAGGCGATCAGCGACTTCGGCGGCATGATCGACGGCTCCGCATCCTTGTAACTTTCATGACCTAAGCGGGAATAAGGCCTTGATTATGGCGAACAGTGTCACCAACATCCCTAAAAAAACGCTACTTACGGTCTGCTGTGCGCTTATATATAGCAACTATGTGCTGGCAGAAGAAGCAGTAGAGTATGACAGCTCTTTTCTGATGGGAAGCGGCGCGGCAACCATTGATGTCTCCCGCTATACTGAAGGCAACCCGACACTACCGGGAATTTATAACGTCAGCGTTTTTGTTAACGACAAGGCGGTCAGCAATCTCACCCTCCCATTTATTGATGTCGGCACCCAAAGCGCCGCGGCCTGTTTAACTGCGAAAAACCTGGCGCAACTACATATCCTTCAGCCGGATAACAGTGTAGTGCTAATCAAGCGCGATAGCGAAGATGGCGACTGCCTGGATATGGCCAAATCATACGATCAGGCTCAGGTCAGGTTCGATGTCGGCGAACAGCGGCTGGATGTCACTGTACCCCAGGCTTTTGTGTTAAAGGGCTACCAGGGTTATGTCGATCCCTCGCTGTGGGAATCCGGAATTAACGCCGCAATGCTCTCTTACTCGATCAACGCCTATCACAATGCATATTCAGGCGACAGTAATGACAGCGTCTACGCTTCGTTTAATTCTGGTATTAACCTCGGGGCATGGCATTTACGCGCTCGTGGCAACTATTCGTGGGATAATAACGGCGTAAACAATTTTGATTTTCAGAATCGC
The nucleotide sequence above comes from Escherichia coli. Encoded proteins:
- the gluQRS gene encoding tRNA glutamyl-Q(34) synthetase GluQRS, with the translated sequence MTDTHYIGRFAPSPSGELHFGSLIAALGSFLQARARQGRWLVRIEDIDPPREVPGAAETILRQLEHYGLHWDGDVLWQSQRHDAYREALAWLHEQGLSYYCTCTRARIQSIGGIYDGHCRELHHGPENAAVRIRQQHPVTQFTDQLRGIIHADQKLAREDFIIHRRDGLFAYNLAVVVDDHFQGVSEIVRGADLIEPTVRQISLYQLFGWQVPDYIHLPLALNPQGAKLSKQNHAPALPKGDPRPVLIAALQFLGQQAETHWQDFSVEQILQSAVTNWTLTTIPESAIVNSTFSNASC
- the pcnB gene encoding polynucleotide adenylyltransferase PcnB, with translation MFTRVANFCRKVLSREESEAEQAVARPQVTVIPREQHAISRKDISENALKVMYRLNKAGYEAWLVGGGVRDLLLGKKPKDFDVTTNATPEQVRKLFRNCRLVGRRFRLAHVMFGPEIIEVATFRGHHEGNVSDRTTSQRGQNGMLLRDNIFGSIEEDAQRRDFTINSLYYSVADFTVRDYVGGMKDLKDGVIRLIGNPETRYREDPVRMLRAVRFAAKLGMRISPETAEPIPRLATLLNDIPPARLFEESLKLLQAGYGYETYKLLCEYHLFQPLFPTITRYFTENGDSPMERIIEQVLKNTDTRIHNDMRVNPAFLFAAMFWYPLLETAQKIAQESGLTYHDAFALAMNDVLDEACRSLAIPKRLTTLTRDIWQLQLRMSRRQGKRAWKLLEHPKFRAAYDLLALRAEVERNAELQRLAKWWGEFQVSAPPDQKGMLNELDEEPSPRRRTRRPRRRAPRREGTA
- the folK gene encoding 2-amino-4-hydroxy-6-hydroxymethyldihydropteridine diphosphokinase, encoding MTVAYIAIGSNLASPLEQVNAALKAIDDIPESRILAVSSFYRTPPLGPQDQPDYLNAAVALETSLTAEELLNHTQRIELQQGRVRKAERWGPRTLDLDIMLFGNETINTERLTVPHYDMKNRGFMLWPLFEIAPKLVFPDGETLQVILTKLNTIQPEIW
- a CDS encoding fimbrial protein codes for the protein MKKTLLAAAMIFASGSVMAADGGQIDFNGLVQSGTCKIGVADGGKQSITSDGVVSLTTSQVTDTFPAVSETSVGLLPKEFKISVDCAPASNSEASLTMSSISFANTSGTLNNNMNVTVNGLAPAENVNIAVHNMTNKDGAPEIKQVHMNDASNVQLLKLDADGDGQYLFNASYVKAPNSSAVTAGHVTTNAMYTIIYN